A section of the Kribbella sp. HUAS MG21 genome encodes:
- a CDS encoding DUF2867 domain-containing protein: MPTTLHELDDLIPVVDEIDVKTARGDVTLREFTAGALGHSPLWIKGLFAVRMAVAAVLRLETTGVPDSRRLRPETVSFTPGEQNSFFTVMRGEEDRYLLLKVSDNHLVAYLAIITDNERPATFKVVTLVEYLRPAGRFYYNLIRPFHHVVLLSMCRAGETWRDKR, encoded by the coding sequence ATGCCAACCACTCTGCACGAGCTCGACGACCTGATTCCGGTCGTCGACGAGATCGACGTGAAGACGGCACGCGGTGACGTCACGCTGCGCGAGTTCACCGCCGGGGCATTGGGCCACAGTCCGTTGTGGATCAAGGGATTGTTCGCGGTACGCATGGCTGTGGCCGCCGTACTGCGGCTGGAAACCACCGGCGTACCGGACTCGCGTCGGCTGCGGCCCGAGACCGTGAGCTTCACGCCCGGCGAGCAGAACTCGTTCTTCACCGTCATGCGCGGCGAGGAGGATCGCTACCTGCTGCTGAAGGTCTCCGACAACCACCTGGTCGCCTACCTCGCGATCATCACCGACAACGAGCGTCCGGCGACGTTCAAGGTGGTGACGCTCGTGGAGTATCTGCGGCCCGCCGGGCGGTTCTACTACAACCTGATCCGGCCGTTCCACCACGTCGTGCTGCTCAGTATGTGCCGAGCCGGCGAGACGTGGCGCGACAAGCGGTGA
- a CDS encoding TetR/AcrR family transcriptional regulator, with product MVTRLEWLDAGLRLLEVEGAPAVTIERLTGVLGVTKGSYYHHFGSAAGYKQALLEHFEARYTTRLIDAVEAAADRAAPAKLQHLLRLVLADSDSAGLEIAVRAWALQDPDVRAAQERVDSARTAYLKKLCRGLDADVDPDRFAQLLYLILIGAEQVLPPIDNRDVREIYDLVLRLIS from the coding sequence ATGGTGACGCGACTCGAGTGGCTGGACGCTGGTCTGCGGCTGCTGGAGGTCGAAGGTGCGCCGGCAGTCACGATCGAACGGCTGACCGGTGTGCTCGGGGTCACCAAAGGCTCGTACTACCACCACTTCGGGAGCGCCGCCGGTTACAAGCAGGCGCTCCTGGAGCACTTCGAGGCGCGCTACACCACCCGGCTGATCGACGCGGTCGAAGCTGCCGCGGACCGGGCGGCGCCGGCGAAGTTGCAGCACTTGTTGCGGCTGGTGCTGGCGGATTCCGACAGTGCGGGGCTCGAGATCGCGGTGCGGGCCTGGGCTTTGCAGGACCCGGACGTGCGGGCTGCGCAGGAGCGGGTCGATTCGGCGCGGACGGCATACCTGAAGAAGTTGTGTCGTGGGCTGGATGCCGACGTGGACCCTGACCGGTTCGCGCAGTTGCTGTACCTGATTCTGATCGGCGCGGAGCAGGTGCTGCCGCCGATCGACAACCGGGACGTGCGGGAGATCTACGACCTGGTGCTCCGCCTCATTTCCTAG
- a CDS encoding MFS transporter, producing MSTFLKQPKSVWAVAFACVIAFMGIGLVDPILKPIAEQLHASPSQVSLLFTSYMAVIGVAMLVTGAVSSRIGAKRTLLIGLAIIVVFSALAGLSNSIGAIVAFRAGWGLGNALFIATALATIVNSASGSVAEAIILYEAALGVGIAAGPLVGGELGTISWRGPFFGVAVLMTIALAATAFLLPASPRESRRTSIVEPLKALRHRSLATVAVTALLYNFGFFTLLAFTPFPLAMSARQIGLIFFGWGLCLAFTSVFVAPRLQRRFGTLPVAMSVLLLFAADLAVMGVYAHHKPVLAVGVVVAGLFLGINNTLITEAVMGAAPVERGTASAAYSFVRFSGGAVAPWLAGKLGEEVNIQLPFYVGAVAVLLAVAALATGWKPLSHLRVPANHSVSEAEAVTVADA from the coding sequence GTGAGCACGTTCCTGAAGCAACCCAAGTCCGTCTGGGCGGTCGCGTTCGCGTGCGTGATCGCGTTCATGGGGATCGGGTTGGTCGACCCGATCCTGAAGCCGATCGCCGAGCAGCTGCACGCGAGCCCGTCCCAGGTGTCGCTGCTCTTCACGAGTTACATGGCAGTGATCGGCGTCGCGATGCTGGTCACCGGCGCGGTCTCGAGCCGGATCGGCGCCAAGCGCACGCTGCTCATCGGCCTGGCGATCATCGTGGTGTTCAGCGCGCTCGCCGGCCTGTCGAACAGCATCGGCGCGATCGTCGCGTTCCGCGCCGGCTGGGGCCTGGGGAACGCCTTGTTCATCGCGACGGCACTCGCGACGATCGTGAACTCGGCGTCCGGCTCGGTCGCCGAGGCGATCATCCTGTACGAAGCCGCCTTGGGCGTCGGCATCGCGGCCGGCCCGCTCGTCGGCGGCGAACTGGGCACGATCTCCTGGCGCGGGCCGTTCTTCGGCGTCGCGGTGCTGATGACGATCGCGCTCGCCGCGACCGCTTTCCTGCTGCCGGCCTCGCCGCGAGAATCCCGCCGTACGTCGATCGTCGAGCCGCTGAAGGCACTGCGGCACCGGTCGCTGGCGACGGTGGCGGTGACCGCGCTGCTGTACAACTTCGGGTTCTTCACGCTGCTCGCGTTCACACCGTTCCCGCTGGCGATGTCGGCGCGGCAGATCGGGCTGATCTTCTTCGGCTGGGGGCTGTGCCTGGCGTTCACGTCGGTGTTCGTGGCGCCGCGGCTGCAGCGCCGGTTCGGGACGTTGCCGGTGGCAATGAGTGTGCTGCTGCTGTTCGCGGCGGACCTGGCGGTGATGGGTGTGTACGCACACCACAAGCCGGTGCTCGCGGTCGGTGTGGTCGTGGCCGGGTTGTTCCTCGGCATCAACAACACGCTGATCACCGAGGCCGTGATGGGCGCGGCGCCGGTGGAGCGCGGTACGGCGTCGGCGGCGTACTCCTTCGTGCGCTTCTCCGGCGGCGCGGTCGCGCCGTGGCTGGCCGGGAAGCTCGGCGAGGAGGTCAACATCCAGCTTCCGTTCTACGTCGGCGCTGTCGCCGTACTGCTCGCGGTCGCCGCGCTGGCCACCGGGTGGAAGCCGCTCTCGCATCTGCGCGTGCCCGCGAACCACTCTGTGTCCGAGGCCGAAGCCGTCACGGTGGCTGACGCCTGA
- a CDS encoding MarR family transcriptional regulator: protein MTVNDLTQLGEDIVVASTRLSRLATRNVNTLPHAAMRVLGRVDELGQARIGDLAKADRVSQPTMSNLVQRLEEQGLVRRVQDPADSRASLISLTDAGLAELRSARHQAGEALSAYLGQLPAADLATLDAAVTVIHKLLTLEPPEATAR from the coding sequence GTGACCGTCAACGATCTGACACAGCTCGGCGAGGACATCGTCGTCGCGTCGACGCGGCTGTCGCGGCTGGCGACGCGGAACGTGAACACGTTGCCGCACGCCGCGATGCGGGTGCTGGGGCGGGTGGACGAGCTCGGGCAGGCGCGGATCGGCGACCTGGCCAAGGCGGACCGGGTGTCGCAGCCGACGATGTCCAACCTCGTGCAGCGGCTCGAGGAGCAGGGCTTGGTACGGCGCGTCCAGGACCCGGCGGACTCGCGCGCCAGCCTGATCAGCCTCACCGACGCGGGCCTCGCCGAGCTGCGCAGCGCCCGCCACCAGGCCGGCGAAGCCCTGTCGGCGTACCTGGGTCAGCTGCCCGCGGCCGACCTCGCCACCTTGGACGCCGCCGTCACGGTCATCCACAAACTCCTCACCCTCGAACCTCCGGAGGCCACAGCCCGGTGA
- a CDS encoding VOC family protein: MRSAILNVTFDCTDARAQAEFWSQVTRWPATFHDMPGNPFWRVGEETGASLVFVTVPEPKTTKNRIHLDLLPRDGTQAEELERLQALGARVVDDRRTATPGSWIVLADPEGNEFCLEEGD; encoded by the coding sequence GTGCGGAGCGCGATCCTGAACGTCACGTTCGACTGCACCGATGCCCGGGCCCAGGCGGAGTTCTGGAGCCAGGTCACCCGGTGGCCGGCGACGTTCCACGACATGCCCGGCAACCCGTTCTGGCGGGTCGGCGAGGAGACCGGGGCGAGCCTGGTCTTCGTCACCGTCCCCGAACCCAAGACCACCAAGAACCGGATCCACCTGGACCTGCTCCCCCGCGACGGCACTCAGGCCGAAGAACTCGAACGCCTGCAAGCGCTGGGCGCCCGCGTCGTCGACGACCGCCGTACCGCCACCCCCGGCAGCTGGATCGTCCTGGCCGACCCCGAGGGCAACGAATTCTGCCTGGAGGAAGGCGACTGA